The following proteins come from a genomic window of Larimichthys crocea isolate SSNF chromosome III, L_crocea_2.0, whole genome shotgun sequence:
- the osbp2b gene encoding oxysterol-binding protein 2 isoform X1 has product MINACRDFLDLAETHSRRWQRALQYEREQRTHLEETIEQLAKQHNSLERAWREAPTLVSTTPSAPTTNKEGSERLRKEEASDEDEDTEYFDAMEDSPAFITVTATENTQHRRSQSNLSGASGGQPHDWNQDDHMSPNFNDVLGKELQPRRQRRTHVPDKPNYSLNLWSIMKNCIGKELSKIPMPVNFNEPLSMLQRLTEDLEYHELLDKAARCESSLEQMCLVAAFSVSSYSTTVHRTAKPFNPLLGETYELDRLEDFGYRSLCEQVSHHPPAAAHHVISQRGWTLWQEITIASKFRGKYLSIMPLGAIHLHFHSSGNHYVWRKVTSTVHNIIVGKLWIDQSGDIEIVNHRTKETCQLKFSPYSYFSRDVPRKVTGVVADSGGQAHYILSGTWDDKIESAKIIQSSRGGSGSEGKQKTVYQTLSPKLLWKKYPLPENAENMYYFSTLALTLNEPEEGVGMTDSRLRPDQKLMEEGRWDEANSEKQRLEEKQRAVRRRREAEASDALDDGREYEGYQPLWFHQRRDSVTGETNFVYKGGYWEAKERQDWSMCPDIF; this is encoded by the exons GCGTGTCGAGACTTCTTGGACCTAGCAGAGACTCACAGTAGGAGATGGCAGCGGGCGCTGCAGTATGAGCGAGAGCAGCGTACCCACCTAGAAGAGACCATTGAGCAGCTAGCCAAGCAACATAACAGCCTGGAGCGAGCGTGGAGAGAAGCGCCCACGCTCGTTTCCACCACACCCAGTGCCCCTACCACCAACAAGG AAGGGAGTGAGAGGCTGCGCAAAGAAGAAGCgagtgatgaagatgaggataCTGAGTATTTTGATGCCATGGAGGATTCCCCTGCATTCATCACAGTGACTGCCACTGAGAACACACAGCACAG GCGATCTCAGAGTAATTTGAGCGGAGCAAGCGGAGGTCAGCCCCACGACTGGAACCAGGACGACCAC ATGTCTCCGAACTTTAATGATGTGTTAGGGAAGGAGCTGCAGCCACGCAGACAGAGGCGGACTCATGTCCCAGACAAGCCCAACTACTCCCTCAATTTGTGGAGCATCATGAAGAACTGCATCGGCAAGGAGCTCTCCAAAATTCCTATGCCT GTAAACTTCAACGAGCCTCTGTCGATGCTGCAGCGCCTTACCGAGGACCTGGAGTATCACGAGCTTCTGGACAAGGCAGCGCGCTGCGAGTCCTCCCTGGAGCAGATGTGCCTGGTCGCTGCCTTCTCCGTATCATCCTACTCCACTACGGTCCACCGGACAGCCAAGCCCTTCAACCCCCTCCTAGGCGAAACCTATGAGCTCGATCGCCTGGAGGACTTTGGCTACCGCTCGCTGTGTGAGCAG GTGAGCCATCACCCCCCTGCAGCTGCTCATCATGTGATTTCCCAACGAGGCTGGACCCTGTGGCAGGAAATCACCATCGCCAGCAAGTTCCGTGGCAAATACCTCTCCATAATGCCTCTGG GTGCCATTCACCTGCACTTCCACTCCAGCGGGAACCACTACGTATGGAGAAAGGTCACCTCCACAGTGCACAACATCATCGTGGGCAAGCTGTGGATTGACCAG TCGGGGGACATTGAGATTGTGAATCACAGGACGAAGGAGACATGCCAACTCAAGTTCTCACCCTACAGTTATTTCTCCAGGGATGTTCCACGAAAG GTGACAGGTGTGGTGGCAGACAGTGGTGGCCAGGCTCACTACATCCTCTCCGGTACGTGGGATGATAAAATAGAGAGTGCCAAGATCATTCAGAGCAGCCGAGGGGGCAGTGGATCAGAAGGCAAGCAGAAGACCGTCTATCAGACATTGTCCCCCAAACTGCTGTGGAAGAAATACCCTCTCCC GGAGAATGCTGAGAACATGTACTACTTCTCCACTCTGGCCCTGACCCTGAACGAGCCGGAGGAAGGAGTGGGAATGACTGACAGCCGTCTGAGACCAGACCAGAAGCTGATGGAGGAAGGACGATGGGACGAGGCAAACTCAGAAAAACAGAGGctagaggaaaaacaaagagccgtgaggaggaggagggaagcagAGGCTTCAGACGCTCTGGATGATG GTAGAGAATATGAAGGCTACCAGCCGCTGTGGTTTCACCAGAGGAGAGACTCAGTCACTGGAGAGACAAACTTTGTGTACAAGGGAGGTTACTGGGAGGCGAAGGAGAGACAGGACTGGAGCATGTGTCCTGACATCTTCTAA
- the osbp2b gene encoding oxysterol-binding protein 2 isoform X2 produces the protein MEDSPAFITVTATENTQHRRSQSNLSGASGGQPHDWNQDDHMSPNFNDVLGKELQPRRQRRTHVPDKPNYSLNLWSIMKNCIGKELSKIPMPVNFNEPLSMLQRLTEDLEYHELLDKAARCESSLEQMCLVAAFSVSSYSTTVHRTAKPFNPLLGETYELDRLEDFGYRSLCEQVSHHPPAAAHHVISQRGWTLWQEITIASKFRGKYLSIMPLGAIHLHFHSSGNHYVWRKVTSTVHNIIVGKLWIDQSGDIEIVNHRTKETCQLKFSPYSYFSRDVPRKVTGVVADSGGQAHYILSGTWDDKIESAKIIQSSRGGSGSEGKQKTVYQTLSPKLLWKKYPLPENAENMYYFSTLALTLNEPEEGVGMTDSRLRPDQKLMEEGRWDEANSEKQRLEEKQRAVRRRREAEASDALDDGREYEGYQPLWFHQRRDSVTGETNFVYKGGYWEAKERQDWSMCPDIF, from the exons ATGGAGGATTCCCCTGCATTCATCACAGTGACTGCCACTGAGAACACACAGCACAG GCGATCTCAGAGTAATTTGAGCGGAGCAAGCGGAGGTCAGCCCCACGACTGGAACCAGGACGACCAC ATGTCTCCGAACTTTAATGATGTGTTAGGGAAGGAGCTGCAGCCACGCAGACAGAGGCGGACTCATGTCCCAGACAAGCCCAACTACTCCCTCAATTTGTGGAGCATCATGAAGAACTGCATCGGCAAGGAGCTCTCCAAAATTCCTATGCCT GTAAACTTCAACGAGCCTCTGTCGATGCTGCAGCGCCTTACCGAGGACCTGGAGTATCACGAGCTTCTGGACAAGGCAGCGCGCTGCGAGTCCTCCCTGGAGCAGATGTGCCTGGTCGCTGCCTTCTCCGTATCATCCTACTCCACTACGGTCCACCGGACAGCCAAGCCCTTCAACCCCCTCCTAGGCGAAACCTATGAGCTCGATCGCCTGGAGGACTTTGGCTACCGCTCGCTGTGTGAGCAG GTGAGCCATCACCCCCCTGCAGCTGCTCATCATGTGATTTCCCAACGAGGCTGGACCCTGTGGCAGGAAATCACCATCGCCAGCAAGTTCCGTGGCAAATACCTCTCCATAATGCCTCTGG GTGCCATTCACCTGCACTTCCACTCCAGCGGGAACCACTACGTATGGAGAAAGGTCACCTCCACAGTGCACAACATCATCGTGGGCAAGCTGTGGATTGACCAG TCGGGGGACATTGAGATTGTGAATCACAGGACGAAGGAGACATGCCAACTCAAGTTCTCACCCTACAGTTATTTCTCCAGGGATGTTCCACGAAAG GTGACAGGTGTGGTGGCAGACAGTGGTGGCCAGGCTCACTACATCCTCTCCGGTACGTGGGATGATAAAATAGAGAGTGCCAAGATCATTCAGAGCAGCCGAGGGGGCAGTGGATCAGAAGGCAAGCAGAAGACCGTCTATCAGACATTGTCCCCCAAACTGCTGTGGAAGAAATACCCTCTCCC GGAGAATGCTGAGAACATGTACTACTTCTCCACTCTGGCCCTGACCCTGAACGAGCCGGAGGAAGGAGTGGGAATGACTGACAGCCGTCTGAGACCAGACCAGAAGCTGATGGAGGAAGGACGATGGGACGAGGCAAACTCAGAAAAACAGAGGctagaggaaaaacaaagagccgtgaggaggaggagggaagcagAGGCTTCAGACGCTCTGGATGATG GTAGAGAATATGAAGGCTACCAGCCGCTGTGGTTTCACCAGAGGAGAGACTCAGTCACTGGAGAGACAAACTTTGTGTACAAGGGAGGTTACTGGGAGGCGAAGGAGAGACAGGACTGGAGCATGTGTCCTGACATCTTCTAA